A genomic segment from Fusarium fujikuroi IMI 58289 draft genome, chromosome FFUJ_chr04 encodes:
- a CDS encoding related to transcription factor RGM1: protein MAAAFRPVNSPLAMTVSREDVMGSSTVTPRPNTAPHTHSQIPADDGATPTRATFNLASQKPLPSSPFPQGIQMPEQPPKPKMPRRHDSRHSTKSGDSGDVDMDDSDGETGTIEDGAGSDDESVGADGPRSGKKKKSQRFYCTDYPPCNLSFTRSEHLARHIRKHTGERPFQCHCSRRFSRLDNLRQHAQTVHVNENIPMDSLAATGSRFQRQMRPDRIRQAGNRARASTGGSAGGPQRGHSKSLSTSSITSVSSVGSAYSVQDARRRPPPLVMADPRSRLSLESYRSAMEGSYPHYRPASPSDFGTPTSSTFSTGQSSPRWGPGVSSPATSHSRSHSMYTSGSRTPGRRLSVPGNPFQSPGAPGGRAMMFGPGPANASNVGALPPNSNGIPPSPTPSSTSQWSRRESLSEGDWRRRTWHPDSRNINGNPSQLSSVVNQSSVRPNPPPPIANPSTSQSSFRLPGIESFDPLPPATPPRRQPSPMMVDQEPQIRASYQPHLPETPMQDERRNLNLYDASLQRGLNRLDINHSTPPRDSAGSWASEANQAVQAQAEHVRLNPPTVRFEERPPVYQGPKPPPTSAPRSLHQHTVSAPSITTSRENKRRGWYNGPVSVHRDGRPPQEQQDPRMAHVDRMVHPNFTGFSGFPIKEAPLHPQYQQPPQQIPPQNQQHPQHSQQQQHPHQQTQQQQQQQGRPGSNGSLGRLEALVAVATSEGSTAAAY, encoded by the exons ATGGCGGCCGCTTTTCGTCCAGTAAATTCCCCGCTGGCCATGACGGTCTCTCGCGAAGACGTCATGGGTTCATCGACCGTAACTCCTCGACCCAACACAGCCCCTCATACACACTCACAAATACCTGCCGACGATGGTGCGACTCCAACAAGGGCAACTTTCAACCTAGCTAGCCAGAAGCCACTGCCATCCAGTCCCTTCCCGCAAGGAATACAGATGCCTGAACAGCCACCCAAACCAAAGATGCCTCGGCGTCACGACTCACGACATTCGACTAAATCAGGAGACTCGGGCGACGTGGATATGGACGATTCCGATGGAGAGACTGGCACCATTGAGGATGGCGCTGGATCTGACGATGAAAGTGTTGGAGCAGACGGACCCAGGtcaggcaagaagaagaagtcgcaGCGCTTTTATTGTACAGACTATCCGCCTTGTAATTTGAGTTTTACGCGGAGCGAGCATCTTGCCCGGCATATCAG AAAGCATACAGGAGAACGCCCATTCCAGTGTCACTGCTCTCGTCGCTTTTCAAGACTCGATAACTTGAGGCAACATGCACAGACGGTCCATGTCAACGAGAACATTCCTATGGACTCGCTAGCTGCAACTGGGTCCCGGTTTCAACGGCAGATGCGGCCCGATCGAATTCGGCAAGCCGGTAATCGAGCCAGAGCATCGACCGGTGGTAGTGCCGGCGGTCCTCAGAGGGGACATTCCAAATCGCTCTCTACCTCGAGTATCACCAGTGTCAGTTCTGTCGGTTCGGCTTACAGCGTTCAAGATGCCAGACGGCGACCGCCTCCTTTGGTGATGGCAGACCCTCGCTCGCGATTGTCTTTGGAATCTTACCGGAGTGCTATGGAGGGGTCTTACCCTCACTACCGACCTGCTTCTCCTAGTGATTTCGGAACGCCAACTTCATCTACCTTCTCAACTGGGCAGAGCAGCCCTAGATGGGGACCAGGCGTTTCTTCCCCAGCAACATCGCACTCACGATCGCACAGCATGTATACCTCTGGAAGTCGAACACCAGGCCGCCGCTTGAGTGTTCCAGGGAATCCATTTCAATCCCCCGGAGCACCCGGGGGGAGAGCGATGATGTTTGGGCCTGGCCCCGCTAATGCTTCGAATGTGGGTGCTCTCCCGCCAAACAGTAACGGCATCCCTCCATCCCCAACTCCTTCATCGACTTCTCAATGGTCGCGAAGGGAGTCACTATCAGAGGGAGACTGGCGCCGAAGAACGTGGCATCCAGACAGCCGCAATATCAATGGGAACCCCAGTCAGCTAAGCTCTGTTGTGAACCAGTCATCTGTCCGTCCGaacccaccaccaccgaTCGCGAACCCTTCAACCTCTCAGTCGTCCTTCCGCCTGCCCGGTATTGAGTCGTTCGACCCTCTCCCACCTGCCACTCCACCAAGGCGACAGCCTTCGCCCATGATGGTCGACCAAGAGCCTCAGATTCGAGCCTcttatcaacctcatctcccCGAAACCCCGATGCAGGACGAGAGACGAAATCTCAACTTGTACGATGCGAGCCTTCAGAGAGGCCTCAACCGCCTTGATATCAACCACAGTACACCACCTCGTGATAGTGCGGGTAGCTGGGCTTCCGAAGCAAACCAGGCTGTTCAGGCTCAAGCCGAGCACGTCCGGCTCAATCCTCCTACTGTTCGTTTCGAGGAGCGGCCTCCGGTATACCAGGGCCCCAAACCTCCTCCTACCTCAGCCCCACGATCTCTCCATCAACACACAGTTTCGGCCCCATCCATTACAACTTCGAGAGAAAATAAGCGTCGTGGATGGTATAATGGGCCCGTTTCCGTTCACAGAGACGGCCGACCTCCTCAGGAGCAGCAAGATCCACGGATGGCTCACGTGGATAGGATGGTGCATCCGAACTTTACTGGCTTTAGTGGATTTCCTATCAAAGAAGCACCACTACACCCTCAATACCAGCAACCACCACAACAGATACCCCCGCAGAATCAGCAACATCCTCAGCActcccagcagcaacaacacccGCATCAACAGacccagcagcaacagcaacagcagggaCGACCTGGCAGCAACGGCTCTTTAGGCCGCCTTGAGGCGTTAGTTGCTGTTGCAACAAGCGAAGGATCTACTGCCGCAGCATATTGA